The following proteins are co-located in the Hyalangium minutum genome:
- a CDS encoding group II truncated hemoglobin, with amino-acid sequence MSTQLKTPTTDEWIPSLEDTPFMRLGGEEAVKALAAAFYDAMDATEPALARLHVLEPDGKVSRGTRERFGLFLIGWLGGPQHYIERHGHPRLRMRHGHVPVDSGMRDAWLRCMHKAMDARGLTGNVRRFLEERFGQTADFLRNTEG; translated from the coding sequence ATGTCCACTCAGCTCAAGACTCCCACCACGGACGAATGGATCCCCTCGCTGGAGGACACCCCCTTCATGCGGCTCGGGGGCGAGGAGGCGGTGAAGGCGCTCGCAGCGGCCTTCTATGACGCCATGGACGCCACCGAGCCGGCACTCGCCCGCCTGCACGTGCTGGAGCCGGACGGCAAGGTGAGCCGGGGTACCCGTGAGCGCTTCGGCCTCTTCCTCATCGGCTGGCTGGGCGGGCCGCAGCACTACATCGAGCGCCACGGCCACCCGCGCCTGCGCATGCGCCACGGCCACGTCCCCGTGGACTCGGGCATGCGCGACGCGTGGCTGCGCTGCATGCACAAGGCCATGGACGCGCGCGGCCTCACCGGCAACGTGCGCCGCTTCCTCGAGGAGCGCTTCGGCCAGACTGCCGACTTCCTCCGCAACACCGAGGGCTGA
- a CDS encoding 5'-3' exonuclease → MRLHLVDGTYELYRAHFSPRPGHSAPGGQDVKATVGVMSSLLALLHDSKEAVTHLAVAFDNPIRSFRNALFAGYKSDEGVPPELHAQFDLVEEAVRALGVTVWSMKDHEADDALATAAARWASEVEQVRLLTPDKDLGQCVRGKKVVQVDRRQEKELDEDGVRAKLGVPPASVPDLLALMGDDADGIPGLPGFGEKGASSLLSAYGHLEAIPADASKWTVRPRGADKLAATLREHREDALLYRKLATLVTDAPLKESLKALEWAGVPRKPFEAFCDKLGVTTLKSRPKRWAA, encoded by the coding sequence ATGCGTCTGCACCTCGTTGACGGTACCTATGAGCTGTACCGGGCCCACTTCTCTCCGCGTCCGGGACACTCCGCGCCAGGCGGCCAGGATGTGAAGGCCACCGTGGGCGTCATGTCCTCTCTGCTCGCGCTGCTGCATGACTCGAAGGAGGCGGTGACTCACCTCGCCGTGGCTTTCGACAATCCCATCCGCTCGTTCCGCAACGCGCTCTTCGCGGGCTACAAGTCCGACGAAGGTGTCCCTCCCGAGCTGCACGCGCAGTTCGATCTCGTCGAGGAGGCGGTGCGCGCGCTCGGCGTCACCGTCTGGTCCATGAAGGACCACGAGGCCGATGACGCCCTGGCCACCGCCGCCGCGCGCTGGGCCAGCGAGGTGGAGCAGGTGCGGCTGCTCACCCCGGACAAGGACCTGGGCCAGTGCGTGCGCGGCAAGAAGGTGGTGCAGGTAGACCGGCGCCAGGAGAAGGAGCTGGATGAGGACGGCGTCCGCGCGAAGCTTGGCGTCCCTCCCGCGAGCGTGCCGGATCTGCTCGCGCTGATGGGCGATGACGCGGATGGCATCCCCGGCCTGCCCGGCTTTGGAGAGAAGGGCGCCTCCTCGCTGCTCTCCGCCTATGGCCACCTGGAGGCCATCCCCGCCGATGCCTCGAAGTGGACCGTGCGCCCGCGCGGCGCGGACAAGCTGGCCGCCACGCTGCGCGAGCACCGTGAGGATGCCCTCCTTTATAGGAAGCTCGCCACGCTGGTGACGGACGCGCCGCTGAAGGAGTCCCTCAAGGCGCTGGAGTGGGCGGGGGTCCCTCGGAAGCCCTTCGAGGCCTTCTGTGACAAGCTCGGCGTGACGACCCTGAAGTCCCGCCCCAAGCGCTGGGCCGCATGA
- a CDS encoding DUF4398 domain-containing protein: protein MRKTLLAAALAVLGSACAAKRVTAEPPTERLAESQATIRAAEQVGAGRVPEAATYLGFAQQQLSAAQQLISEGRYGAADLQLRQAAADAELALALARAVPLENEARRMLEQVEALRRSPR from the coding sequence ATGCGCAAGACGCTCCTGGCCGCAGCCCTGGCAGTGCTGGGCTCCGCGTGCGCCGCGAAGCGGGTGACGGCGGAACCTCCCACGGAGCGGCTGGCGGAGTCTCAGGCCACCATCCGCGCCGCGGAGCAGGTGGGCGCGGGGCGAGTGCCCGAGGCCGCCACGTACCTGGGCTTCGCGCAGCAGCAGTTGTCGGCGGCTCAGCAGCTGATCAGTGAGGGCCGGTACGGCGCGGCGGATCTCCAGCTCCGGCAGGCAGCGGCGGACGCGGAGCTCGCGCTGGCGCTGGCCCGCGCGGTGCCGCTGGAGAACGAGGCCCGGCGGATGTTGGAGCAGGTGGAGGCGCTGCGGCGCAGCCCGCGGTAG
- a CDS encoding OmpA family protein, translating into MHRWKQRVWSWAGITALVSGCAAHVPPPRELIDARQAYQHASTSPSVQQEHPQALREAWQALVEAEREYDRKNTSPAARSLAYVALRKAQLAEAQASISVAERQRALAAQSLAQVQEAERRRAEAELRSAQQQLQEAQRLRDEAARLADARRLEAEAVQLQAEARRQQERAERLNLEEQQRQQLAQTQAQVETERRAREEAERRATEQLEAERRARAEAERHATEALARLEREGEVGVREDARGTVLTLSGSVLFASGESELLPSARSRLSEVADALKQSDNAITIEGHTDSLGPEAYNEELSLRRAEQVRGFLLSRGVPPERVSVRGLGEYRPVASNSTPEGRANNRRVEIVLQRLPSQDSGRTGVGGSGTQDEPH; encoded by the coding sequence ATGCACCGGTGGAAGCAGCGCGTGTGGAGCTGGGCGGGAATCACCGCCCTGGTGAGCGGGTGTGCCGCGCACGTCCCGCCCCCTCGCGAATTGATCGACGCCCGTCAGGCGTACCAGCACGCCTCGACCAGCCCCTCGGTGCAGCAGGAGCACCCGCAGGCGCTGCGGGAGGCCTGGCAAGCGCTCGTGGAGGCCGAGCGAGAGTACGACCGGAAGAACACCTCGCCGGCGGCGCGCTCCCTGGCGTACGTGGCGCTGCGCAAGGCCCAGCTCGCGGAGGCGCAGGCGAGCATCTCGGTGGCCGAGCGTCAGCGGGCGCTGGCCGCCCAGAGCCTGGCCCAAGTGCAGGAGGCCGAGCGGCGCCGCGCGGAGGCAGAGCTGCGCTCGGCGCAGCAGCAGCTCCAGGAGGCCCAGCGCCTGAGGGATGAGGCCGCTCGGCTGGCCGATGCCCGGCGGCTCGAGGCGGAGGCCGTGCAGTTGCAGGCAGAGGCTCGGCGGCAGCAGGAGCGCGCGGAGCGCTTGAACCTGGAGGAGCAGCAGCGGCAGCAGCTGGCCCAGACGCAGGCTCAGGTGGAGACGGAGCGCCGCGCGCGTGAGGAGGCGGAGCGCCGGGCCACCGAGCAGCTCGAGGCGGAGCGCCGGGCCCGCGCGGAAGCCGAGCGCCACGCCACCGAGGCCCTCGCCCGCCTGGAGCGCGAGGGAGAAGTCGGAGTCCGCGAGGATGCACGAGGCACGGTGCTGACGCTCTCGGGGAGCGTGCTCTTCGCCTCGGGCGAGTCGGAGCTGCTGCCCTCCGCGCGCAGCCGGCTCAGCGAGGTGGCAGACGCGCTGAAGCAGTCGGACAACGCCATCACCATCGAGGGCCACACGGACTCGCTGGGTCCGGAAGCGTATAACGAGGAGCTCTCGCTGCGGCGCGCGGAGCAGGTGCGCGGGTTCCTGCTGTCCCGAGGCGTTCCTCCCGAGCGTGTCTCCGTGCGTGGGCTGGGCGAGTACCGCCCCGTGGCCAGCAACTCCACGCCGGAGGGCCGCGCGAACAACCGCCGTGTGGAGATCGTCCTCCAGCGCCTGCCCTCGCAGGACAGCGGGCGCACGGGTGTGGGTGGCAGCGGCACCCAGGACGAGCCCCACTGA
- a CDS encoding GNAT family N-acetyltransferase, whose amino-acid sequence MSSDPSPVLLTTERLHLAMLAPDAAGRVLAYHQVNEEHLGLVSPARPPTFFTLMYWRTRLAQDREDFQHDVGLRLFLLPKDQPLTAAPVIGTVSFTNIRRGPLQACELGYGMDFRYQGKGLMTEALRVACGYAFSAMGLHRIQANHLPENLRSAAVLRKLGFTVEGYARDYLLLNGHWRDHILTALVAPREPPDPVGL is encoded by the coding sequence ATGTCGTCCGACCCCTCCCCCGTCCTCCTGACCACAGAACGGCTGCACCTGGCGATGCTGGCGCCTGATGCCGCGGGGCGCGTGCTGGCGTACCACCAGGTGAACGAGGAACACCTCGGCCTGGTGTCACCAGCGCGGCCGCCCACGTTCTTCACGCTCATGTACTGGCGGACGCGGCTGGCGCAGGACCGCGAGGACTTCCAGCATGACGTGGGGCTGCGGCTGTTCCTGCTGCCCAAGGACCAACCGCTCACCGCCGCGCCGGTGATTGGCACGGTGAGCTTCACCAACATCCGCCGGGGCCCCCTGCAGGCATGCGAGCTGGGGTACGGGATGGACTTCCGCTACCAAGGCAAGGGGCTGATGACGGAGGCGCTCCGGGTGGCGTGCGGCTACGCCTTCAGCGCCATGGGGCTGCACCGCATCCAGGCCAACCACCTGCCGGAGAACCTGCGCAGCGCCGCGGTGCTGCGAAAGCTGGGCTTCACGGTAGAGGGCTACGCGCGGGACTACCTGCTGCTCAACGGCCACTGGCGCGACCACATCCTCACGGCGCTCGTGGCTCCCCGGGAGCCTCCAGACCCCGTGGGCCTCTGA
- a CDS encoding PAS domain-containing sensor histidine kinase, whose amino-acid sequence MSPPRESSAGASAARASLEEQLESTQRLLHALAQVHADYITHGDHRALFERLLSLMVELSRSGRGFIAELRSSLEETASLQLLAAQGWKTLPLKDLEAHVAHVLRSGAAQRIPDPGSTVESPPELLALPFMLQDKVVGVVGLGPRMDGDDTCLVDFLQPVLTTCGTLLHAQRETERRHLNEQALLAQQAQLRKLALVAARTDNAVIITDARGDIEWVNEGFTRITGYTLQEVLGQKPGTLLQGPGTNPKDIEAMRRSLSRAEGITVELLNYGKSGKPYWNLIEIQPVHDEQGTLVQFVAIESDVTARRQLEQQAAESTELLRLAMESTADGIWDWDLPSGILKTNARWMTMLGYEPAPQTTLEFWSTQLCHPEDLPEVNQRLNAHIEGRTPMFEYEHRLRHKDGHYLWILGRAKVIARDAQGKALRIVGTNVDVTSRKRAEEQLQAFIQAIPDMLFRVRRDGVCLAFKESLIEPPWRRPEEFIGKNLFRMLPKPVVASLQAALERVCQDSSLEIFEYSLEQAFGIQQFEARVVPIGPDEGMCIVRNITVRKALEDQRRRQREELEERVRQATRELESRQAQLIQSEKLASLGQMAASIAHEINNPVGFVSSNISTLGVYTSVLRRLIELYQQVEEHLGSDIPDAAASPLEEIRALRRQERLEEILQDTDELLSESREGMIRIREFIQDLKTFVREEAGTAQQADLNKLLQVTLRMLRHELKYKTQVRLDFGPLPLVRCYPTQLNQVFVNLLVNAVQAIEQRGEIHITTRREGNDVVIRIKDSGRGMSPETKARLFTPFFTTKPAGEGTGLGLSICYAIINRHKGRIEVDSELGRGTTFSVHVPLVEA is encoded by the coding sequence ATGTCCCCCCCGCGAGAATCTTCCGCTGGAGCGTCGGCCGCCAGGGCCTCCCTGGAGGAACAGCTGGAGTCCACGCAGCGGCTGCTGCATGCGCTCGCGCAGGTCCACGCGGACTACATCACCCACGGAGATCATCGCGCCCTGTTCGAGCGCCTGCTGTCGCTCATGGTGGAGCTGTCGCGGAGCGGGCGCGGCTTCATCGCGGAGCTGCGGAGCTCGCTCGAGGAGACCGCCTCGCTGCAGCTCCTCGCTGCCCAGGGCTGGAAGACGCTGCCTCTGAAAGACCTCGAGGCGCACGTGGCGCACGTGCTCCGCTCAGGTGCGGCCCAGCGGATTCCTGATCCGGGCTCCACCGTGGAGTCCCCCCCGGAGCTCCTGGCGCTGCCCTTCATGCTCCAGGACAAGGTGGTGGGGGTGGTGGGCTTGGGCCCGCGGATGGACGGCGATGACACGTGCCTGGTGGACTTCCTGCAGCCCGTGCTCACCACCTGCGGAACCCTGCTCCACGCACAGCGGGAGACCGAGCGGCGCCACCTGAACGAGCAGGCCCTGCTGGCCCAACAGGCGCAGCTGCGGAAGCTGGCCCTGGTGGCCGCCCGCACGGACAACGCGGTGATCATCACCGACGCCCGGGGCGACATCGAGTGGGTGAACGAGGGCTTCACCCGCATCACCGGCTACACGCTGCAGGAGGTCCTGGGCCAGAAGCCCGGCACGCTGCTGCAGGGGCCCGGCACGAATCCGAAGGACATCGAGGCCATGCGCCGGTCCCTCAGCCGAGCCGAGGGCATCACCGTCGAGCTGCTCAACTACGGCAAGTCGGGCAAGCCCTACTGGAACCTCATCGAGATCCAGCCGGTGCACGACGAGCAGGGCACGCTCGTGCAGTTCGTGGCCATCGAGAGTGACGTCACCGCCCGGCGCCAGCTCGAGCAGCAGGCCGCCGAGAGCACGGAGCTGCTCCGGCTCGCGATGGAGAGCACTGCGGACGGGATCTGGGACTGGGATCTCCCCAGCGGCATCCTCAAGACCAACGCCCGCTGGATGACCATGCTGGGCTATGAGCCCGCCCCACAGACCACCCTCGAGTTCTGGAGCACCCAGCTCTGCCACCCCGAGGACCTGCCCGAGGTCAACCAGCGCCTGAATGCGCACATCGAGGGGCGCACCCCGATGTTCGAGTACGAGCACCGCCTGCGGCACAAGGACGGCCACTATCTGTGGATCCTCGGCCGCGCCAAGGTGATAGCTCGGGATGCCCAGGGAAAGGCGCTGCGCATCGTCGGCACCAACGTGGACGTCACCTCGCGCAAGCGCGCGGAGGAGCAGCTGCAGGCCTTCATCCAGGCCATCCCGGACATGCTCTTCAGGGTGCGCAGGGACGGGGTCTGCCTGGCCTTCAAGGAGTCGCTCATCGAGCCCCCTTGGAGGCGGCCCGAAGAGTTCATCGGCAAGAACCTGTTTCGGATGCTGCCGAAGCCGGTGGTGGCGTCGCTCCAGGCCGCGCTCGAGCGCGTCTGCCAGGACAGCTCCCTGGAGATCTTCGAGTACTCCCTGGAGCAGGCCTTCGGCATCCAACAGTTCGAGGCCCGCGTGGTGCCCATTGGCCCGGATGAGGGCATGTGCATCGTGCGGAACATCACCGTGCGAAAGGCGCTGGAGGATCAGCGCCGCCGCCAGCGCGAGGAGCTGGAGGAGCGGGTGCGTCAGGCCACACGCGAGCTGGAGTCTCGCCAGGCCCAGCTCATCCAGTCCGAGAAGCTGGCCTCGCTCGGGCAGATGGCCGCCAGCATCGCCCACGAGATCAACAACCCCGTGGGCTTCGTCTCCAGCAACATCTCCACCCTGGGCGTCTACACCTCCGTGCTCCGCCGGCTCATCGAGCTCTACCAGCAGGTGGAGGAGCACCTGGGCTCAGACATCCCCGACGCCGCGGCCTCGCCGCTGGAGGAGATCCGCGCCCTGCGCCGGCAGGAGCGCCTGGAGGAAATCCTCCAGGACACGGACGAGCTGCTGTCCGAGTCTCGGGAGGGCATGATCCGCATCCGCGAGTTCATCCAGGACCTCAAGACGTTCGTGCGCGAAGAGGCGGGCACTGCGCAGCAGGCGGACCTCAACAAGCTGCTCCAGGTGACGCTGCGGATGCTGCGCCATGAGCTGAAGTACAAGACCCAGGTGCGCCTGGACTTCGGGCCGCTGCCGCTCGTGCGCTGCTACCCCACCCAGCTCAACCAGGTCTTCGTGAACCTGCTGGTCAACGCCGTGCAGGCCATCGAGCAGCGGGGGGAGATCCACATCACCACCCGGCGCGAGGGCAACGACGTGGTGATACGCATCAAGGACAGCGGGCGCGGCATGTCGCCGGAGACCAAGGCCCGGCTCTTCACGCCCTTCTTCACGACCAAGCCAGCCGGCGAAGGCACCGGCCTGGGCCTGTCCATCTGCTACGCCATCATCAACCGCCACAAGGGCCGCATCGAGGTGGACAGCGAGCTCGGGAGGGGCACCACCTTCTCGGTGCACGTGCCCCTCGTCGAGGCCTGA
- a CDS encoding NADAR family protein, whose protein sequence is MTVEQRRFTFFWQSKSPFSQWHPAEFEVNGKRFACAEQYMMYGKAELFGDLEVAERILASSSPKTQKALGRKVRGFDEKRWNQERERIVYEGNQAKFTQNAELLEKLLATAGTELVEASPTDRIWGVGLSEEDPRIQNPAQWRGQNLLGKVLTRLREDLLAGRK, encoded by the coding sequence ATGACGGTCGAGCAGCGCAGGTTCACGTTCTTCTGGCAATCGAAGTCCCCGTTCTCTCAGTGGCACCCGGCTGAGTTCGAGGTGAACGGCAAGCGCTTCGCCTGCGCTGAGCAGTACATGATGTACGGCAAGGCGGAGCTGTTCGGAGACCTGGAGGTGGCGGAGCGCATCCTGGCGTCTTCGTCTCCCAAGACGCAGAAGGCCCTGGGCCGCAAGGTGCGTGGCTTCGACGAGAAGCGCTGGAACCAGGAGCGCGAGCGCATCGTGTACGAGGGCAACCAGGCCAAGTTCACGCAGAACGCGGAGCTGCTCGAGAAGCTGCTGGCCACGGCGGGCACGGAGTTGGTGGAGGCCAGCCCCACGGATCGCATCTGGGGCGTGGGGCTCTCGGAAGAGGATCCACGGATCCAGAACCCCGCGCAGTGGCGGGGGCAGAACCTCTTGGGCAAGGTGCTCACGCGCCTGCGAGAGGACCTGCTCGCGGGCCGCAAGTAG
- a CDS encoding type 2 lanthipeptide synthetase LanM family protein — protein MHALSPVSPWKKAAFLHERARSKQDASLSGGEASLHQAERRASAWRQVMSADDRTLEERLRSVGLDREGFLQVLARAESEAGTPIGPSWEKLLEELLEERHKAMPLPSSLSAPADPDKPGLSFSGLLHPFLQLGAARLHEGLTALGVRHPSQEPLISPRVEATLLEALAIRLHELASRVLILELNVARVMERLPGSTPQERFHHFSTVLLRDPATRAALLEEYPVLARLMVTALERWLESSLEMLGHLAEDRVLLEQRFLPGQGLGTLVVLQGGISDLHRRGRGVFLLGFNSGLKLVYKPKSLEVDVHFQQLLQGLNEQGLRHPHRVLTVEDRRSHGWVEFVQATGCGSREALQRFYWRQGSLLALLHLMSAVDFHFENLIASGETPVLVDLEALFHHRPPADMPERARTRAWKLLDQSIVAVGMLPIFLFGRDGKAGLDISGLGGEAGQLTPQAMPTVENLGSDTMRVVRRQGLVEGSNNRPKLGEAPVDPSEFTEELVQGFEETYALLSSQRDALAPRLRAFSQVEVRYIARPTQRYAMLLQESHHPDFLRDGLERDRVLDHLWAEAAHVPVLRRLTPYEHADLRLGDIPFFFARPGERHLWSSTGECIPNYFTQDSLGEVLRRLDQMGARDRALQVSFIRKAMVSLDKSRGPVRGTTASEAENALPPATPEECLAAAVSIGEELAAQAIRGTRDACWIGLNLEDLQQWRWSLSPSGTDLYEGLSGMALFFAYLAKQTGRADFKELARAALEPVREDWRKPGRESASGVGVFVGYGSAVYVLGHLAALWSEPALMDELLAGLPPLDALIDADTRLDLLSGSAGLALSLLGIYRRTKDPRLLEVARHCGERLVATAEPISEGMVAWKGEAGPLPLGGFSHGATGISWALLDLAEATGDARYRELALRGLAYDRSLYAPERHNWKDLRAPGVTDTKSMVMWCHGAPGIAFGRLLSLRHLDSPEVREELSTALETTFRSGFGGSHCLCHGDLGALEVLHLAGTVLGEPRWTQAALQRAAIVLRQGREGGWRCGLPRGSESPGLLMGLAGIGYGLLKLSAPEQVPSVLALEPPR, from the coding sequence ATGCACGCGCTCTCACCTGTTTCCCCCTGGAAGAAGGCGGCGTTTCTCCACGAGCGGGCGCGGTCGAAGCAAGACGCCTCGCTCTCAGGGGGTGAGGCCTCCCTGCATCAGGCCGAGCGCCGCGCGAGCGCCTGGCGCCAGGTCATGTCCGCCGATGACCGGACGCTCGAGGAGCGCCTGAGGAGCGTGGGGTTGGATCGGGAGGGCTTTCTTCAGGTCCTGGCGCGCGCGGAGAGCGAGGCGGGCACTCCCATCGGCCCGTCCTGGGAGAAGCTCCTCGAGGAGCTCCTTGAGGAGCGGCACAAGGCCATGCCGCTCCCTTCATCACTCTCCGCGCCCGCTGACCCAGACAAGCCCGGACTGTCGTTCTCCGGCCTGCTCCATCCGTTCCTTCAGCTCGGTGCGGCCCGGCTCCACGAGGGCCTCACGGCGCTGGGCGTGCGTCACCCGTCACAAGAGCCACTCATCAGCCCTCGTGTCGAGGCCACGCTGCTGGAGGCGCTGGCCATCCGGCTGCATGAACTCGCCTCGCGCGTCCTCATCCTGGAGCTCAATGTGGCCCGCGTCATGGAGCGGCTGCCCGGGAGCACGCCGCAGGAACGGTTCCACCACTTCTCCACGGTCCTGCTCCGAGACCCCGCGACACGTGCCGCGCTGCTGGAAGAGTACCCGGTGCTCGCCCGGCTGATGGTCACCGCCCTGGAGCGCTGGCTGGAGAGCAGCCTGGAGATGCTCGGGCACCTCGCCGAGGACCGTGTGCTGCTGGAGCAGCGGTTCTTGCCGGGCCAGGGGCTCGGCACGCTCGTGGTGCTGCAGGGCGGTATCTCGGACCTGCACCGGCGAGGCCGGGGGGTCTTCCTGCTGGGGTTCAACTCAGGGCTGAAGCTCGTCTACAAGCCGAAGTCCCTGGAGGTGGACGTGCACTTCCAGCAGCTCCTCCAGGGGCTCAACGAGCAGGGGCTGCGCCACCCTCACCGCGTGCTCACCGTCGAGGACCGGCGGAGCCATGGCTGGGTCGAGTTCGTGCAGGCCACCGGCTGCGGCTCGCGCGAGGCGCTCCAGCGCTTCTACTGGAGGCAGGGGAGTCTCCTGGCCCTGCTGCACCTGATGTCCGCCGTGGACTTCCACTTCGAGAACCTGATCGCCTCGGGCGAGACGCCGGTGCTGGTGGATCTCGAGGCGCTCTTCCACCACCGGCCGCCGGCCGACATGCCGGAGAGGGCCCGGACGCGAGCCTGGAAGCTGCTGGATCAGTCCATCGTCGCTGTGGGCATGCTGCCCATCTTCCTCTTCGGCCGGGACGGGAAGGCGGGGCTCGACATCAGTGGTCTCGGGGGAGAGGCCGGGCAGCTCACGCCGCAGGCCATGCCCACGGTGGAGAACCTGGGGAGCGACACGATGCGGGTGGTCCGCCGCCAGGGACTGGTGGAGGGCTCGAACAACCGTCCCAAACTGGGCGAGGCGCCGGTGGACCCCAGCGAGTTCACCGAGGAGCTCGTCCAGGGCTTCGAGGAGACCTACGCCTTGCTGTCGAGCCAGCGTGACGCGCTGGCGCCGCGCCTGCGTGCCTTCTCGCAGGTGGAGGTCCGTTACATCGCTCGGCCCACGCAGCGCTACGCCATGCTGCTTCAGGAGAGCCACCACCCGGACTTCCTGCGTGATGGCCTGGAGCGCGACCGGGTGCTCGATCACCTGTGGGCGGAGGCGGCCCACGTGCCCGTGCTGCGACGGCTCACTCCCTACGAGCACGCGGACCTCCGCTTGGGAGACATCCCCTTCTTCTTCGCCCGCCCGGGAGAGCGCCACCTGTGGAGCAGCACCGGCGAGTGCATCCCGAACTACTTCACGCAGGACAGCCTGGGCGAGGTGCTGCGCCGGCTCGATCAGATGGGCGCGCGGGACCGCGCGCTGCAGGTGTCCTTCATCCGCAAGGCGATGGTCTCGCTGGACAAGAGCCGCGGTCCGGTGAGAGGCACCACAGCCTCGGAGGCAGAGAATGCCCTGCCTCCCGCGACGCCCGAGGAGTGTCTGGCCGCTGCGGTCTCCATCGGAGAGGAACTCGCGGCGCAGGCCATCCGAGGGACACGGGATGCCTGCTGGATCGGCCTGAACCTGGAGGATCTCCAGCAGTGGCGCTGGAGCCTCTCGCCCAGTGGCACGGACCTCTACGAGGGGCTGAGCGGCATGGCGCTGTTCTTCGCGTACCTCGCGAAGCAGACGGGGCGAGCTGACTTCAAGGAGCTAGCACGCGCGGCCCTGGAGCCAGTGCGGGAGGACTGGCGCAAGCCGGGGCGGGAGAGTGCCTCGGGCGTGGGCGTCTTCGTGGGCTACGGCTCGGCGGTGTACGTGCTCGGCCACCTGGCGGCGCTCTGGAGCGAGCCCGCGTTGATGGACGAGCTCCTCGCCGGTCTGCCACCCCTGGACGCGCTCATCGACGCCGACACGCGGCTGGATCTGCTGAGCGGATCGGCGGGGCTCGCGCTGTCCCTGCTCGGCATCTACCGGCGAACGAAGGACCCGAGGTTGCTGGAGGTGGCGCGTCACTGTGGTGAGAGGCTCGTGGCCACTGCGGAGCCGATCTCGGAAGGAATGGTTGCCTGGAAGGGCGAGGCGGGGCCCCTGCCGCTGGGAGGTTTCTCCCATGGCGCGACGGGCATCTCCTGGGCCCTGCTGGATCTGGCCGAGGCCACGGGCGATGCGCGCTACAGGGAGCTCGCGCTCCGGGGGCTCGCCTACGACCGGTCGCTTTACGCACCGGAGCGCCACAACTGGAAGGACCTGCGGGCTCCCGGCGTCACGGATACAAAGTCGATGGTGATGTGGTGCCACGGCGCGCCGGGCATCGCGTTCGGGAGGCTCCTCTCGCTGCGGCACTTGGACAGCCCAGAGGTCCGCGAGGAACTCTCCACGGCGCTCGAGACGACGTTCCGTTCGGGCTTCGGAGGCAGCCACTGCCTCTGTCACGGAGACCTGGGAGCCCTCGAGGTGCTGCACCTGGCAGGCACGGTGCTGGGAGAGCCGCGCTGGACCCAGGCCGCACTTCAACGCGCGGCCATCGTCCTCCGTCAGGGCCGGGAGGGTGGCTGGCGCTGCGGCCTGCCCCGAGGCAGCGAGAGCCCCGGACTGCTCATGGGGCTGGCGGGCATCGGCTACGGCCTGCTGAAGCTCTCGGCGCCCGAGCAGGTGCCGAGCGTCCTCGCGCTCGAACCACCGCGTTGA
- a CDS encoding mersacidin/lichenicidin family type 2 lantibiotic: MKTDLIVRAWKDPEFRARLSAQERAALPDSPSGKPLTELDEEALHEITGGLRTGKTIGANTGCTGPVRATCGIIVCPVVEAF, from the coding sequence ATGAAGACCGATCTGATCGTCCGGGCCTGGAAGGACCCGGAGTTCCGTGCCCGTCTCTCCGCTCAGGAACGTGCTGCTCTCCCGGACAGCCCCTCGGGCAAGCCGCTGACCGAGCTCGACGAGGAGGCGCTGCACGAGATCACCGGTGGGCTCCGGACCGGCAAGACGATCGGCGCCAACACGGGCTGCACCGGACCTGTCCGGGCCACCTGCGGGATCATCGTCTGTCCCGTCGTCGAGGCGTTCTGA
- a CDS encoding mersacidin/lichenicidin family type 2 lantibiotic, with product MKRETIIRAWKDPEFRASLSTEERSSLPECPAGPAFTELNERDLDDAVGGGVLNYDFDGCICSPYTGGTTTRTWTTTRQLTLNQLDLVTVNPVTLTRTF from the coding sequence ATGAAGCGAGAGACCATCATCCGGGCCTGGAAGGACCCCGAGTTCCGCGCGAGCCTCAGCACAGAAGAGCGGTCGTCGCTGCCCGAGTGCCCCGCTGGCCCGGCCTTCACCGAGCTGAACGAGCGAGACCTCGACGACGCCGTCGGCGGCGGTGTCCTCAACTACGACTTCGACGGGTGCATCTGCTCGCCGTACACGGGCGGCACCACCACGAGGACGTGGACGACGACCAGGCAGCTCACCCTCAACCAGCTGGACCTGGTCACCGTGAACCCGGTCACCCTCACCAGGACCTTCTGA
- a CDS encoding mersacidin/lichenicidin family type 2 lantibiotic, translated as MMKDLIIRAWKDPEFRAQLSAEERAAVPECPAGKPLTDLDEGSLSAVVGGFIGPDQDLSDFNPRITPYIRVSTPVRLDQVAAIQHVAVLRY; from the coding sequence ATGATGAAGGACCTGATCATTCGTGCCTGGAAGGACCCCGAGTTCCGCGCCCAGCTCTCGGCGGAGGAACGCGCGGCCGTACCCGAGTGCCCGGCGGGCAAGCCACTCACGGACCTCGATGAAGGCAGCCTCTCAGCGGTGGTGGGCGGCTTCATCGGTCCGGATCAGGATCTCAGCGACTTCAACCCCCGCATCACTCCCTACATCCGCGTCAGCACCCCCGTCCGGTTGGATCAGGTGGCCGCGATCCAGCACGTCGCGGTGCTGCGCTACTGA